The window ACACGCCGCCCGCCGTGGTGACGTCGATCGCCAGCTCGGGATATGCCGAGGTGGTGCGGCCCTTCAGAACTCCGGATGCCGCCAGCAGCAGCGGACCGTGGCACGTTGCCGCCACCGGGGCGTCGTTGTCGAAGAAGTTCCGCACGATGCGCTGGGCATCGGCGTTGTTGCGGATGTACTCGGGCGCCCGGCCACCGGGCACCACGATGGCGACATAGTCGTCGGGGTTCACATCGGCGAAGGCGACGTCGGCATCCCAGGTGTGGCCGGGCTTCTCGGTGTACGTGTCGAAGCCGTCCACGAAATCGTGCACGACGAACTGCAGTTTGCGCTTCTCGGGGGCACCGATGTGCACCTCGTATCCGGCCTCTTGCAGGCGGTGATACGGATAGAACACCTCGAGGGTCTCGGCGGCGTCTCCGGTGAGAATGAGGATCTTGTCAGCCATGGCGGCTCCTTTCGACGACAGTGTCTGTCTCAAGGATGCGGCATCCCACGGCAACGCGCACCGTGTCGGCTCACGAAAAGTCTTCAGCGGGATGCCGCGGAAGACGCGCTACGCCTGCTGACGCTCTTGGTACGAGCCCGCGCTTTCGTCGTCTTCGTCGTCGGCGTACTCGTCCGACCACTTGTCGACGTACTCTTCGCCGCCGTCGTCGCCGGGGTGTCCCAGCTCACGCTCGAGCGCGGTGAAGTTCACGTTATAGGTGTCGTACTTGAGTTCGCGGGCGATCTTTGTGTGCTTCGCCTTCTGACGGCCACGCCCCATGCGAGACCCCCTTACGGTTCAAGTCGCGGGCAGTGCCGGCCCGACGTGTTCACGATGTCCGGCATCAACCGGCAAGAGTAGCATTCAGGATATCACGCGCGGTGCCGGACGGCCTGAATTCCGGCCCCGCGCGGCCGGTTGCGAACGAGAGGCAGCGAGATATATGTCCGACGAGGCATCCGCCACCCCATCCCCGTCCGAGACCGGTGCGCAGCCGACGGGCGCGGTGCTCGTGGGAGTCGTGGCGGGACAGTCGCCGCGCGTCGTCAAAGAGGCTGCGCGGTATGCGAAGGCGTTCGGCGTTCCTCTCCTGGTCGTCAACGTCGACGTGACCCGATTCGTGGCGTACGAAGACCCCGACGGCTCGGTGCAGACGGCCGCCATCGACCTGGCGGCGGTCGGGCGCGAGAGCGAGGTGAAGCAGGTGACCGACGAGACCTCGGCGGCCCTTGAGGGGTGCGATGTCGAGTGGTCGCTGCGCTGGCTCGTAGGCGACCCTGCACTGGCGATGAAGAAGCTCGCCGACGAGGTGCGCGCGCGGCTGATCGTGGTGGGCACGCGCAAGCAGGGGCTCGGTGAGTCGATCCGCGAGTTCTTCACCGGCTCGGTCGCGGTGCGATTGGCGCACCGGCAGACGCGCCCGGTCCTGGTCGTCCCGACCGGACAGCTTCTCGACGACGACCAGGACTTCGAAGGCTGACTCACCCGCGCAGCGCCCGGGTGACCGCACGCGCGGCCTCGTCGAGGGCGCGGCTGAGTTCGTCGACGAGGGATGCCTCGAGCCGGCCGCCGCGCGCGACATGCGAGCGCAGATCTGTGCGCACCTGCGCGCGGAAAGCACCTATCGCGGCATCGGCGCGCTGCAACTGCTCGCGCGCGCGCACTCGCGGGTCGTCGGCCCGCGAGGTGTCGGCCGGCGCTGCGCGCCGCTCGTCATGTGCGGCAGCGGCCAGGTCGGCGCGCAGGCTCTTCATCGCCTCGCGCACGCTGCCGCGCACCTCGTCGGCGATCAGGCGTACCGAGTCGGCGAGGCCGGCCTCGATCCCGTCGAACTCGTCGGCTCGGCCGGCGACCTCGGCTCGGCCGGCGTCGGTGATGGCGTAGATCGTCTTGCGCCCGTCCACGCTCTTGGTGACCAGGCCCTCTTCTTCAAGCTTGGCCAGCCGGGGGTAGATAGTGCCGGCGCTGGGCGTATAGGTGCCGCCCGTGCGGTCGGTCAGGGCGTGGATCAGGTCGTATCCGTGCCGTGGCTGCTCATCGAGCAGCTTCAGCAGATACAGGCGCAGGTCGCCGTGTGAGAAGACCGGGGTCATCACCATTCCTCCTCATCGGGGTCGGCTGCGGCATCCGTCGTCGTGTCGGCAACCGTGCGGCGCAGCACCGAGAGGTTGCCCGACACCGAGTTCGTGCGAATGTCGGCGAAGCTGCCCGACAGGTCGCCGGTCGTGCCCGTGTAGTTGGTGACCGGACCGTTGCCCTGGCCCGAGCGCACGACGCCATCGATGAGCACCTGCCCGCTGACGCTGCGCACCACATAATTCGCTGACAGCTGGTCGTCGAGCCGAATGGTGGCATCGCCGCTGACAGTGTTCAGCGAGATGCGGTTGACCGGTCCGGTGCTGTCGATGAGCACCGGACCCGACACGGTGTCGACGACAGTTCTGCTGAGCGCGCCGGTGGCGGCGATGTCGCCCGACACGCTGTTGGCGGTCAAGGCACCGGTGAGCCCTCGAATCTGCACATCGCCCGAGACGGCGTTGACGGTCAGGTCGCCGGTGAGCCCATCGACAAGAAGGTCGCCCGAGACGGTGTTCAGTCGGGCAGCGGTGCGCAGGCCGCTGATCAGTGCGCTGGCACTGACGACGCCGAGCGTGAGGGCGACCTCGCGAGGGACGGCGACGCTGATCTCGGCCTTCGGTCCGTTCGATCCGAAATTGCGGAACACATCGAGGAAGTTGTCCCAGCCGAGCTGGGGGTGGTCGATCTCGACGCTGCCGTCGACCGACTCGATGCGCAGGTCTTTGCCAGAGACCGCGTGCACCTCGATGCGCAGGCTGGGTTCGTCATGTGCGACGACGTCGATCTGGCCGCCGATGAGTCCGATCTTGAGCTTGCGGACGTCTTCGATGTCGATGATGCGTGTCTGGCCCGGTTGGATGAGCCACTTCTCCAGGGTCATGTGTTGCTCCAATGTGAGTGGTTCGCGATATATCGCGTCTACCAAGAGTAACACGATATATCGCGATGGCAACTCTTTTTGGAGCGGGGGTGAGGATGCCGGTAGTTGACATTGACGCAGCGTCAACCTTTAGCGTGGAGAACGGAAGGAGGACGAGATGGACTGGTC is drawn from Microbacterium protaetiae and contains these coding sequences:
- a CDS encoding DJ-1/PfpI family protein; translated protein: MADKILILTGDAAETLEVFYPYHRLQEAGYEVHIGAPEKRKLQFVVHDFVDGFDTYTEKPGHTWDADVAFADVNPDDYVAIVVPGGRAPEYIRNNADAQRIVRNFFDNDAPVAATCHGPLLLAASGVLKGRTTSAYPELAIDVTTAGGVFENGGAVVDGNLVSARAWPDNGTWMKAFLELLASRGV
- a CDS encoding DUF3073 domain-containing protein; translation: MGRGRQKAKHTKIARELKYDTYNVNFTALERELGHPGDDGGEEYVDKWSDEYADDEDDESAGSYQERQQA
- a CDS encoding universal stress protein is translated as MSDEASATPSPSETGAQPTGAVLVGVVAGQSPRVVKEAARYAKAFGVPLLVVNVDVTRFVAYEDPDGSVQTAAIDLAAVGRESEVKQVTDETSAALEGCDVEWSLRWLVGDPALAMKKLADEVRARLIVVGTRKQGLGESIREFFTGSVAVRLAHRQTRPVLVVPTGQLLDDDQDFEG
- a CDS encoding PadR family transcriptional regulator, whose translation is MTPVFSHGDLRLYLLKLLDEQPRHGYDLIHALTDRTGGTYTPSAGTIYPRLAKLEEEGLVTKSVDGRKTIYAITDAGRAEVAGRADEFDGIEAGLADSVRLIADEVRGSVREAMKSLRADLAAAAHDERRAAPADTSRADDPRVRAREQLQRADAAIGAFRAQVRTDLRSHVARGGRLEASLVDELSRALDEAARAVTRALRG
- a CDS encoding DUF4097 family beta strand repeat-containing protein yields the protein MTLEKWLIQPGQTRIIDIEDVRKLKIGLIGGQIDVVAHDEPSLRIEVHAVSGKDLRIESVDGSVEIDHPQLGWDNFLDVFRNFGSNGPKAEISVAVPREVALTLGVVSASALISGLRTAARLNTVSGDLLVDGLTGDLTVNAVSGDVQIRGLTGALTANSVSGDIAATGALSRTVVDTVSGPVLIDSTGPVNRISLNTVSGDATIRLDDQLSANYVVRSVSGQVLIDGVVRSGQGNGPVTNYTGTTGDLSGSFADIRTNSVSGNLSVLRRTVADTTTDAAADPDEEEW